One genomic window of Papaver somniferum cultivar HN1 unplaced genomic scaffold, ASM357369v1 unplaced-scaffold_150, whole genome shotgun sequence includes the following:
- the LOC113335889 gene encoding uncharacterized protein LOC113335889, with the protein MDSCEKCSSLSCELRIIRAENLDFSTNGTVFVRYYIMNENNERIRLNTREVPSSSVSDPCWNESISLECSRDRDVIDKLSQQSILFELRSRNSKSIFGRSKVLGTAEISWLEVLESTELSIEKWVPAILKNNNNSESLKPASLQIGMKITVPKTIHTLKNKSQARFSSKNWKECGCKHGGCTETNEDVFAVAATLEVF; encoded by the coding sequence ATGGATTCTTGTGAAAAATGTTCTTCACTTAGCTGTGAACTTAGAATCATAAGAGCTGAGAACCTCGACTTCTCTACCAATGGAACCGTATTTGTTAGATACTATATCATGAATGAAAACAACGAAAGAATTCGACTCAATACTCGCGAAGTGCCATCATCGTCTGTGAGTGATCCGTGTTGGAATGAGTCAATATCGCTTGAATGTTCGAGAGATAGAGATGTTATTGACAAACTTAGTCAACAAAGTATACTATTTGAGCTCCGAtcaagaaactcaaaatcaatttttggcaGGTCTAAAGTTTTGGGTACAGCTGAAATTTCGTGGCTAGAAGTGTTGGAATCAACTGAGCTATCAATTGAGAAATGGGTTCCTGCAATCTTAAAAAACAATAACAATTCCGAGAGTTTGAAGCCCGCTTCACTGCAAATTGGGATGAAGATTACAGTACCCAAAACAATACATACATTGAAAAATAAGAGCCAAGCTCGATTTTCATCCAAGAACTGGAAGGAATGTGGATGTAAACATGGTGGGTGTACTGAAACAAATGAGGATGTTTTTGCAGTTGCTGCAACGTTAGAAGTGTTTTAG